The following coding sequences lie in one Cotesia glomerata isolate CgM1 linkage group LG5, MPM_Cglom_v2.3, whole genome shotgun sequence genomic window:
- the LOC123265577 gene encoding gastrula zinc finger protein XlCGF8.2DB-like yields the protein MNVNNCLSDQLIVKIEENVDEDFKVQKENQREFNQENLLDFEEIKIEKNENLHDEFTSNLTEEIGDVPIVKAEILFSIDEEPHKRTPPENNCRTTMLDDNDPLSVTETSFQCGENTKDQESSRETSQQGFLFVNIEDITQDLRTKFRDETDPSNRNNYTVINNGLLKSYCCNLCPLKFRYKSHMDRHMMQHTGERPYTCTLCPAKFTHRGNLNGHMRIHSGEKPFQCDICSKHFSEKSNIKRHIKIHMRDPKPYRCKICSKQFREVKYMKQHMQNLHVPKVDSPKPRVYKCLTCEAIFKQTSALKKHLLVHSKDQPFACDVCSIKFEYEDERDKHMLTHKLRFACTICPSKFVHRGNMFNHMKLYHPDLKLE from the exons atgaatgttaataattgtttatccGATCAGCTGATCGTGAAAATTGAAGAGAATGTTGATGAG gaTTTCAAAGTGCAAAAAGAAAATCAACGGGaatttaatcaagaaaatttacttgattttgaggaaataaaaatagaaaaaaatgaaaatttacatgaTGAATTTACCTCTAATTTGACAG AAGAGATTGGAGACGTTCCAATTGTAAAGgctgaaattttattctcaatCGATGAGGAACCTCATAAAAGAACACCTCCAGAAAATAATTGCAGGACAACAATGCTAGATGATAATGATCCTTTATCAGTTACTGAAACTAGCTTCCAATGTGGAGAAAACACCAAGGATCAAGAATCATCTAGAGAAACTTCTCAGCAAGGTTTTTTATTTGTCAACATCGAGGATATTACACAAGATTTACGGACAA aaTTTAGAGACGAGACCGACCCAAGTAACCGTAACAATTACACAGTAATAAACAACGGCTTACTAAAAAGTTATTGCTGCAACCTGTGTCCTCTAAAGTTTCGGTACAAGTCTCACATGGACCGGCATATGATGCAGCACACTGGAGAGCGTCCCTACACTTGCACTTTATGCCCGGCGAAATTCACCCACCGAGGAAACTTAAACGGACACATGAGGATCCACAGCGGGGAGAAACCCTTCCAATGTGACATTTGTTCGAAGCATTTCAGCGAGAAAAGCAACATTAAAAGACACATTAAAATCCATATGAGAGACCCGAAACCTTACCGCTGCAAAATATGCTCCAAACAATTTCGAGAAGTCAAGTACATGAAGCAACACATGCAAAACCTTCACGTCCCTAAAGTAGACTCTCCGAAACCTCGCGTTTACAAGTGTCTTACCTGCGAGGCTATTTTTAAACAGACCAGTGCTCTGAAGAAACATTTATTGGTTCATTCTAAAGATCAACCCTTTGCTTGTGATGTTTGTTCGATTAAATTTGAGTATGAGGATGAACGAGATAAACATATGCTCACTCACAAGCTTAGGTTTGCTTGCACAATTTGTCCCTCGAAATTTGTTCATAGGGGAAATATGTTTAATCATATGAAACTTTATCATCctgatttaaaattagaataa
- the LOC123265415 gene encoding BTB/POZ domain-containing protein At4g08455-like yields MSVIKRPTTVRFEWEAKDIFQPMKWIYSDQFFMDGVNDVAFNLGLRVNNTGYIDVRVMKGNLELADATVEITSKEGPWKREIKVNKWKNLCVINDFMKKPVTYEEVYINGHYSYVYTVNIMCKILWNGFIDDERLTRMDDTNFFEDLRKFHKSQLFSDVTLTIEGHDLPAHKIILAAHSPVFAKMLTADTREVKNRIIEINNIKAESLADMLTFFYTGRSKAVDNVNSALQMLEVANIYQVNKLKCLCETTLLRLMTVDNVLRIVDAADDFNAIRLREDALTFMANNKDKIVELPNFKVLFFKKVELMYDFMCSHESKRMKLTVD; encoded by the coding sequence ATGTCTGTGATAAAGCGACCAACGACAGTCCGGTTCGAGTGGGAGGCAAAAGATATTTTCCAGCCGATGAAGTGGATCTACTCGGACCAGTTTTTCATGGACGGAGTGAACGACGTGGCCTTTAACCTGGGACTGAGAGTGAACAACACAGGGTACATCGACGTGCGAGTGATGAAAGGCAACCTGGAGCTAGCCGACGCAACAGTGGAGATCACAAGCAAAGAAGGACCTTGGAAGCGAGAGATCAAGGTGAACAAATGGAAGAACCTGTGTGTGATCAACGACTTCATGAAGAAGCCAGTTACTTACGAGGAGGTGTACATAAACGGGCACTACTCGTACGTCTACACGGTGAACATCATGTGCAAGATCCTCTGGAACGGGTTCATCGACGACGAGCGGCTGACCCGGATGGACGACACGAACTTCTTCGAGGACCTCCGGAAGTTCCACAAGTCCCAGCTGTTCAGCGACGTCACCCTCACCATCGAGGGCCACGACCTCCCGGCGCATAAAATCATCCTCGCGGCGCACAGCCCGGTCTTCGCGAAGATGCTCACGGCGGACACCCGGGAGGTCAAGAACAGGATCATCGAGATCAACAACATCAAGGCCGAGTCTCTGGCGGACATGCTGACCTTTTTTTACACCGGCAGGTCCAAGGCTGTTGACAATGTCAACAGTGCTCTCCAGATGCTAGAGGTCGCTAATATCTACCAGGTCAACAAGCTCAAGTGTCTCTGCGAGACAACCCTCCTCAGGCTCATGACTGTTGATAATGTCCTGAGAATTGTTGATGCTGCTGATGACTTCAACGCTATCAGGCTCCGCGAGGACGCGCTTACTTTTATGGCTAATAATAAGGACAAGATTGTAGAGCTTCCTAATTTTAAGGttctattttttaagaagGTTGAACTTATGTATGACTTCATGTGCTCTCATGAGTCCAAACGGATGAAACTCACTGTTGACTGA